From the genome of Ctenopharyngodon idella isolate HZGC_01 chromosome 23, HZGC01, whole genome shotgun sequence, one region includes:
- the tnfsf10 gene encoding tumor necrosis factor ligand superfamily member 10: MLFHMKREGILPQLLSRAAVTHAMVSMTSSHTMQYIGLLLLAAILLQTIAVAVTFIYFSNVLSTMKETFSKSSVSCLMRANLRTIKGQELNAAEGKDDPCWQVTQQLHFLIEKSMSSRYQKEISSAVKDEVSRVLPSLVIQDQDDSPRPKIAAHVTGSYIPEAEKDGGGLPNRKVYGQKIQSWESEKGLAFLQNVELSDGELVVPQAGLYYIYSQTYFRHSLIEEDESDHGEEDGTSGQSVRGKPMLQYVYKKVSSYPVPILLMKNARTTCWSRDTQYGLYSIYQAGLFQLGGGDRVFVTVSNVSTIDMDEKSSFFGAFLVS; this comes from the exons ATGCTTTTTCATATGAAGAGAGAAGGAATTCTGCCCCAGCTTTTGTCTCGAGCTGCAGTAACACACGCAATGGTCAGCATGACAAGCTCACACACCATGCAGTATATCGGACTTCTGTTGCTGGCTGCAATTCTCCTGCAAACAATAGCAGTGGCTGTAACGTTCATATACTTCAGCAACGTCTTATCGACG ATGAAAGAAACCTTCTCCAAGAGCAGCGTGTCGTGTCTAATGCGCGCCAACCTAAGGACGATAAAGGGTCAGGAATTGAACGCTGCAGAGGGAAAAGACGACCCCTGCTGGCAGGTCACGCAACAGCTCCACTTTCTGATTGAAAAG tcaatGTCCAGTCGTTATCAGAAAGAAATCTCATCTGCCGTTAAAG ACGAAGTCTCGCGTGTACTTCCCTCATTGGTGATCCAAGATCAAGATGATTCTCCTCGGCCTAAGATCGCAGCGCATGTGACTGGAAGCTATATACCAGAGGCAGAAAAAGATGGAGGAG GTCTACCAAACAGGAAGGTCTACGGCCAGAAAATCCAGTCGTGGGAGTCCGAAAAAGGTCTGGCTTTCCTCCAGAACGTGGAGTTAAGTGACGGAGAATTGGTGGTACCTCAGGCTGGCCTCTATTACATCTACTCTCAAACTTACTTCAGACACTCGCTCATCGAGGAGGACGAAAGTGACCACGGGGAAGAGGATGGCACATCGGGCCAATCGGTCCGGGGGAAACCGATGTTGCAGTACGTTTATAAAAAAGTAAGCTCGTATCCAGTGCCCATCCTGCTAATGAAAAACGCCCGGACGACATGCTGGTCACGTGACACCCAATACGGCCTGTACTCCATCTACCAAGCGGGGCTTTTTCAGCTTGGAGGAGGAGACAGGGTGTTTGTGACGGTCAGCAACGTAAGCACCATCGACATGGACGAGAAGTCGAGCTTCTTCGGAGCGTTTTTGGTCAGCTAG